In one window of Vibrio sp. DW001 DNA:
- a CDS encoding succinylglutamate desuccinylase/aspartoacylase family protein produces the protein MIGSLNECIVPMYPTIQALNVDALTAGEHKFWFAVATDAIGHPQTLAVRVFKGKKPGKRIMITAGVHGDEQNGILTAQQLARALVDLDLIGTVTIVPTVNLTGIVRHSRDFHSAAPDSSSTNLNRVFPGSPMGDDASRYANSLWENLLKPNADLAIDLHSQTSGSAYPLYAFADYRLEDSIRMARLINPDVILNDPGDPGILETVYNQAGIPSITIEVGIGRYTDLEMIDRATNGVLNVLKSYEIIPGEVELNETLCVEGKEIISVRARQGGFVICHVELMDRIIEGQVLAIQYNSFGDEVETYTAPVAGTVISHNVESVRAPGSLVVRLIR, from the coding sequence ATGATCGGTTCACTGAACGAATGTATTGTTCCTATGTACCCTACAATTCAAGCGTTAAATGTGGATGCGCTTACTGCAGGTGAGCATAAATTTTGGTTTGCGGTGGCTACCGATGCCATTGGTCACCCACAAACTCTAGCCGTTAGGGTATTCAAAGGCAAAAAACCGGGTAAACGGATAATGATTACTGCTGGTGTTCATGGCGATGAGCAAAACGGTATCCTAACTGCACAGCAGCTCGCTAGAGCTCTGGTTGATTTAGATCTTATCGGTACAGTGACTATAGTGCCGACGGTGAATTTGACGGGTATTGTTCGCCATAGTCGTGACTTCCATTCTGCCGCTCCAGATAGTTCATCTACCAATCTAAATCGCGTGTTTCCTGGGAGCCCAATGGGTGATGATGCCAGTCGTTACGCAAATAGTCTTTGGGAGAATCTACTTAAGCCTAATGCAGATTTAGCTATCGATCTCCATTCTCAAACAAGTGGTTCTGCTTATCCACTTTATGCCTTTGCGGACTACCGACTAGAAGATTCGATTCGCATGGCAAGGCTTATCAATCCGGATGTCATTCTTAATGACCCGGGCGATCCGGGTATTCTTGAAACGGTCTACAATCAGGCTGGTATTCCATCCATCACCATTGAAGTCGGTATTGGCCGGTATACCGATCTGGAGATGATAGATCGGGCGACCAACGGCGTATTAAATGTCCTTAAATCGTATGAGATTATTCCCGGGGAAGTCGAGCTCAACGAAACGTTGTGTGTTGAGGGCAAAGAGATTATTAGTGTGCGTGCAAGGCAGGGTGGTTTCGTTATTTGTCATGTTGAACTGATGGATAGAATTATAGAGGGACAGGTTTTGGCTATACAATACAACAGCTTTGGTGATGAAGTAGAGACCTATACGGCGCCTGTCGCAGGGACGGTTATTAGCCATAATGTCGAGTCTGTTCGAGCCCCTGGTTCATTGGTGGTGAGGCTGATACGCTAG
- a CDS encoding GNAT family N-acetyltransferase has protein sequence MAIVCKTERMIIRQFNLDDADFIVRLLNNESFIRYIADKNIRTHADAMNYLTTGPISSYQTHGFGLNLVQLKGTKTPIGMCGLLKRESLVFPDLGYAFLPEFCGKGYASEAAESVLTEEMATHSLNTVLAVTLPDNVNSNRLLKRIGFNLTGMVELYDSQNNLYQYGN, from the coding sequence ATGGCAATTGTATGTAAAACAGAGAGAATGATTATCAGGCAGTTCAATTTGGACGACGCCGATTTTATCGTTCGATTGTTAAATAATGAGTCGTTCATTAGGTACATCGCTGACAAAAATATTCGAACCCATGCTGACGCTATGAATTACCTTACTACCGGGCCCATATCAAGCTATCAGACTCATGGTTTTGGTCTCAATTTGGTGCAACTAAAAGGCACAAAAACACCAATCGGCATGTGCGGTTTATTGAAAAGAGAATCGCTCGTTTTTCCAGACTTAGGTTATGCTTTTTTACCTGAATTTTGTGGTAAAGGCTACGCAAGTGAAGCAGCTGAATCTGTTTTAACAGAAGAAATGGCCACTCATTCTCTTAATACCGTTCTAGCGGTTACGCTTCCGGACAACGTTAACTCTAACCGTTTATTGAAACGCATCGGTTTTAACTTGACAGGGATGGTGGAATTATATGATTCACAAAACAATCTTTACCAGTACGGTAACTAA
- a CDS encoding YbaK/EbsC family protein → MDRLESIYQFNKQLFEENNIAFKQWQHEPIHDFATDEKVAKELGLTGTMSKSLFLKLKGGGFALLLTEKDKRLDRHAVKAVLGKRVSICSPEEMTEEIGCLPGAVCPIGLPKHVQIVVDQEMINKTEILYTPGYPDRTIGFSGNDLPRLLDQLPNVVYLI, encoded by the coding sequence ATGGACCGTTTGGAATCTATTTATCAATTCAATAAACAGTTATTTGAAGAAAACAATATCGCCTTTAAACAGTGGCAACACGAACCCATCCATGATTTTGCCACCGATGAAAAAGTAGCTAAAGAACTAGGTCTTACCGGAACCATGAGCAAAAGTTTATTTCTGAAACTTAAAGGTGGCGGTTTTGCTTTATTGCTAACAGAAAAAGATAAAAGATTGGATAGACACGCTGTTAAAGCCGTTCTGGGAAAACGTGTCTCTATCTGTAGCCCAGAAGAGATGACAGAAGAGATTGGTTGTCTACCTGGTGCTGTGTGCCCCATTGGACTTCCTAAGCATGTTCAAATAGTGGTGGACCAAGAGATGATAAATAAAACAGAGATTCTCTATACACCCGGTTATCCAGACAGAACGATTGGTTTCTCCGGAAATGACCTCCCTAGATTGTTAGACCAACTGCCTAACGTAGTTTACCTGATTTAA
- a CDS encoding VOC family protein, whose product MIQLEHVNLVVHDIPDMLKFYQAVFPHWYVRDEGKGDWYGKPRNWLHFGDEYQYIALSDHGEGKIRDLSGHQVGLAHFAYVTHSIDGVIERLGQAGFSIAKSGAKEPYRKNIYFVDPAGFEIEFVEYLSDDPKLRNRSS is encoded by the coding sequence ATGATTCAATTAGAACATGTTAATTTAGTGGTACACGACATCCCAGACATGTTGAAATTTTACCAAGCTGTATTTCCTCATTGGTATGTTCGTGATGAAGGAAAAGGAGACTGGTACGGTAAACCACGTAACTGGTTACACTTTGGTGACGAATATCAATATATCGCGTTAAGTGATCATGGGGAGGGGAAAATTCGTGATTTATCTGGGCATCAAGTCGGTCTAGCTCATTTCGCTTATGTGACCCATAGCATTGACGGAGTAATAGAGAGGCTTGGTCAAGCTGGCTTTTCAATAGCAAAATCTGGTGCAAAGGAACCATATCGTAAAAATATCTATTTCGTTGACCCAGCAGGATTTGAAATCGAGTTCGTGGAATATCTAAGCGATGACCCTAAGCTACGTAACCGCTCCAGTTGA
- a CDS encoding phosphate-starvation-inducible PsiE family protein: MKIDNNDKLSTSLQVVIHWSVRALSILMVFVIIMGVVDVSWILYKKLTSPPFLILTISDMLATFGAFMAVLIAIEIFINITVYLRDHVIHVKIVMATALMAIARKVIIIDIESMSANYLFAIASVVLSMSVGYWLIHKLPRKSHMED, from the coding sequence ATGAAGATTGATAATAATGACAAGTTATCGACCAGTCTCCAAGTTGTTATTCACTGGTCTGTAAGAGCACTCTCTATTCTTATGGTGTTTGTGATTATTATGGGGGTAGTTGACGTTTCATGGATTCTATACAAAAAACTGACATCGCCTCCATTTTTAATTCTAACAATATCAGACATGCTTGCCACTTTTGGCGCGTTCATGGCGGTATTAATCGCGATAGAAATTTTCATAAATATCACTGTTTATCTTAGAGATCATGTCATTCATGTCAAAATAGTTATGGCGACAGCATTGATGGCAATTGCAAGGAAGGTGATCATTATTGATATTGAGTCAATGAGTGCAAATTATCTTTTTGCAATCGCATCGGTCGTATTATCAATGAGCGTAGGTTATTGGTTGATTCATAAATTACCACGGAAAAGTCATATGGAGGATTAA
- a CDS encoding universal stress protein, whose translation MLFKNLLVPVAPEQTITSSLNNIFNMADKSESKITLLMVIEDMNELKEISQYSARTLDIIDKVTKTYHSQLRALVSELRSRYQNIDFNIQVRIGIPFIEIIQCAREENSDYIVIDSHRSNKTHACQRGSTTLHLMRKSEIPIWSTTNELHSSKKILAAVDLEEQASAELCKKIFNAAYDLCKATNSELILCHIWELESEGFLRKWSGYNDTDIAHLIDRMRTERLRKMNAIVENFVEKDSDSVKINIELIQGHAKELLPQLIVQESIDVTFLGSMSRTGIAGYLMGNKAEYWLNKLNTTVVTLKPNEFISPIMSVVR comes from the coding sequence ATGTTATTTAAAAATTTATTGGTCCCTGTAGCTCCGGAACAAACGATAACTTCATCTCTCAACAATATATTTAATATGGCAGACAAATCCGAATCAAAAATTACGTTATTAATGGTAATCGAGGACATGAATGAGTTGAAAGAAATCAGTCAATACTCTGCGAGAACATTGGATATTATAGATAAGGTTACCAAAACATATCATTCACAATTGAGGGCACTTGTTAGTGAATTGAGAAGTCGATATCAAAATATCGATTTTAATATCCAAGTAAGAATTGGAATCCCATTCATAGAGATAATTCAGTGTGCAAGAGAGGAAAATTCGGATTATATAGTTATAGATAGTCACAGAAGTAACAAGACTCATGCTTGTCAAAGGGGAAGTACAACGCTTCACTTAATGCGAAAGTCTGAAATTCCGATTTGGTCTACAACTAATGAGTTACATTCGTCTAAAAAAATACTGGCAGCAGTCGATCTTGAAGAACAAGCCAGCGCAGAGTTATGCAAGAAAATTTTCAATGCAGCGTACGATTTATGCAAAGCAACAAATTCTGAATTAATTTTATGTCACATATGGGAGTTAGAGTCTGAAGGTTTTCTACGAAAATGGAGTGGCTACAATGACACGGATATCGCTCATCTTATAGATCGAATGCGAACTGAACGTTTAAGAAAAATGAATGCTATCGTAGAAAATTTTGTAGAAAAAGATAGTGATTCTGTGAAAATTAATATTGAGTTAATACAAGGGCATGCAAAAGAACTACTGCCACAACTTATTGTACAAGAGTCAATTGATGTCACTTTTTTAGGGTCTATGTCTCGAACTGGCATCGCTGGTTACTTAATGGGAAATAAAGCTGAGTATTGGTTAAACAAATTAAACACAACCGTAGTGACTCTAAAACCCAATGAGTTTATTTCACCAATCATGTCCGTAGTACGGTAA
- a CDS encoding LysR family transcriptional regulator, translating into MQLLKNRLSSFRCFRVFLTVYEQRSVSEAAKLLNLTQPTVSIQLKQFSELLGVELYHLQGKKLAFTEAGHMTARYCMQIIQNVDDLEIEIANLAQLKSGTLKVAAVTSCEYFVPHLIGSFLDQHPMVDIALKVENRDKIKERYKDGRDDLYLFSHIDGDMKGDIVPLFPNNLYAIASKNHPLALKGRITLQSLIGFSWILREQGSGTRQAIEKHFVQHDINIKPKFVMESNEAIKHCVMAGMGLSILSEYALTQENPENITILSVDTFPIETQWNLVFPSSKRQSPLSQAFMAHLIDYKKILKNSSIKQEISSFHNLHNRTT; encoded by the coding sequence ATGCAGTTATTAAAAAATCGGTTGTCTAGTTTTCGCTGTTTTCGTGTCTTTCTTACCGTCTATGAGCAGCGCTCAGTTTCAGAAGCTGCCAAGTTATTGAATCTTACTCAACCAACCGTATCAATACAGCTTAAGCAGTTTTCTGAACTTCTTGGTGTCGAACTCTATCACTTGCAAGGAAAAAAATTGGCGTTCACTGAAGCGGGTCATATGACAGCTCGATATTGCATGCAAATAATACAAAATGTAGATGATCTCGAAATAGAAATTGCCAATTTAGCACAGCTAAAATCGGGGACTTTGAAGGTAGCCGCCGTAACATCTTGTGAGTATTTTGTCCCACATTTAATAGGGAGTTTTTTAGATCAGCACCCTATGGTGGACATTGCTTTAAAAGTTGAAAATCGTGACAAAATAAAAGAAAGATACAAGGATGGTCGTGATGATTTGTACTTGTTCAGTCATATAGATGGTGATATGAAAGGGGATATTGTTCCGCTTTTCCCGAATAATCTGTACGCCATTGCTAGTAAAAATCACCCTCTTGCTCTTAAGGGTCGCATCACTTTACAGTCACTCATTGGCTTCTCTTGGATATTACGAGAACAAGGTTCAGGTACTCGCCAAGCGATAGAAAAACACTTTGTTCAGCATGATATAAATATAAAACCGAAATTTGTTATGGAGAGCAATGAAGCAATTAAACACTGCGTTATGGCTGGTATGGGGCTTTCTATTCTTTCTGAATATGCTTTAACTCAAGAAAATCCCGAAAATATAACGATATTGTCTGTCGACACCTTCCCTATAGAAACTCAATGGAATCTTGTATTTCCTAGCTCAAAGAGGCAAAGTCCGCTTAGCCAAGCGTTCATGGCGCATCTTATTGATTACAAAAAAATATTGAAAAATAGCTCCATCAAGCAAGAAATATCTTCATTTCACAACTTACATAATAGGACGACTTAA
- a CDS encoding GGDEF domain-containing protein, producing MATINNVVYANDDSSARTYNIAIEADDITTRILFDSAARYFDLNIEYVTYSSFDAILKAIEVGDADFAANVTFTKERADHFDISAPTNIEYTYLFSNTGAHLNEINVVGVPEGTIYGDLILEYYPEIKQIPYLGHDAAVDLLSTNTVDGVVDAINQLKPMLMKGFQAEILNDQIPIKPVSIVAPMGMHTQLLQKIQDHAYSEAVQRVLSSAIKEYQFTIRQQSLRMAVRQSPLDLQKRYKVKSENLAEYTVYNKNGAIEGISVDVVFQACAILEIKCEIVSQADETWESMYSDLLKKKIDILAQVIISPQRRNHMYFSDPYYFPEVVLLKREGYKNNVYGNISELITERVGVITKDFYDSLLTRMLPNKVLYRYENQDSQIQALLDRDVDYIVLSRTNYNHLLIKSGTVLPFVEDTLIGNFYSSKVAVAFARNEMGRQLSPLFSRAIQMLDLHQIVNKYNVIPDWRANLFAEKKFNNYRLWLLLLLLLLVATVAYFLHVQSITDNLTKLKNRRALYRKFARGIPAQHTVIYLDVNRFKLINDTFGHEIGDRVLKLLAEKINTHWKGNAYRIGGDEFILVCGEKFGENREKLFKSISNFEEFLFTDTQSNLSLTVTAAVGISWRRKQNMSLESVLHHTDAEMYKAKHSTR from the coding sequence TTGGCAACAATAAACAATGTTGTCTACGCAAATGACGACTCTTCAGCTAGAACGTATAACATTGCAATTGAAGCGGATGACATTACAACGCGTATATTGTTTGATTCGGCGGCACGTTATTTTGACCTCAATATAGAATACGTCACGTATTCTAGTTTTGATGCCATTTTGAAGGCTATTGAGGTTGGAGATGCCGACTTTGCCGCGAATGTGACTTTTACGAAGGAAAGAGCGGATCACTTTGATATATCAGCCCCAACGAATATTGAATATACCTATCTTTTTAGTAACACGGGGGCTCACCTAAATGAAATTAACGTTGTCGGTGTTCCCGAAGGCACCATTTATGGTGACTTAATTCTCGAATATTACCCAGAGATTAAGCAGATCCCTTATCTAGGTCACGATGCCGCTGTTGACCTTTTGTCTACCAACACGGTCGATGGTGTCGTTGACGCTATTAATCAATTAAAGCCTATGCTTATGAAAGGCTTTCAGGCTGAAATCTTGAATGATCAAATTCCTATCAAGCCGGTATCTATTGTGGCTCCTATGGGAATGCATACACAATTACTTCAGAAGATTCAGGATCACGCCTACAGTGAGGCGGTACAAAGAGTATTAAGCTCTGCGATTAAAGAGTACCAGTTTACTATTCGTCAGCAATCTCTTCGTATGGCGGTAAGACAAAGCCCGTTAGATCTGCAAAAGAGATACAAGGTTAAGTCAGAAAATCTAGCTGAGTATACTGTTTATAATAAAAACGGCGCTATTGAAGGCATCAGCGTTGATGTGGTCTTCCAAGCATGTGCAATTTTAGAGATAAAGTGTGAGATTGTAAGTCAAGCAGATGAGACATGGGAAAGTATGTACTCTGATTTACTCAAGAAGAAAATTGATATCCTTGCACAAGTTATTATTTCCCCACAGCGCAGAAACCATATGTACTTTAGTGATCCTTACTATTTTCCAGAAGTTGTTCTGTTAAAGCGAGAAGGCTATAAAAATAATGTTTATGGTAATATTTCAGAGCTGATTACTGAACGAGTTGGCGTTATAACGAAAGACTTTTACGATAGTTTGCTCACTCGTATGCTACCGAATAAAGTATTGTATAGATATGAGAATCAAGATAGTCAAATTCAAGCTCTGTTAGATCGCGACGTTGACTACATTGTATTAAGTCGAACCAATTACAATCACCTTTTAATAAAGTCAGGTACAGTGCTACCTTTCGTAGAAGATACATTAATTGGTAACTTCTATTCATCTAAAGTAGCCGTTGCATTTGCTAGAAATGAAATGGGCAGGCAACTATCGCCGCTCTTTTCTCGAGCAATTCAAATGCTCGACCTACATCAAATCGTGAACAAATATAATGTTATTCCCGATTGGCGTGCAAACCTGTTTGCTGAGAAAAAATTTAATAACTACCGATTATGGCTCTTACTTTTACTTCTTCTTTTGGTTGCTACTGTTGCCTATTTCCTTCATGTTCAGTCAATAACAGACAACTTAACGAAATTGAAGAACCGTCGAGCGTTGTATCGGAAATTTGCACGAGGTATACCTGCACAACATACCGTTATCTATTTAGATGTAAACCGGTTCAAGTTGATTAATGATACCTTTGGGCATGAAATAGGTGACCGAGTGCTCAAACTATTAGCGGAAAAAATCAATACTCATTGGAAAGGTAATGCCTATCGTATTGGTGGTGATGAGTTTATTTTAGTGTGTGGAGAAAAGTTTGGTGAAAATAGAGAGAAGTTATTCAAGTCTATATCCAATTTCGAAGAATTTTTATTTACTGATACACAAAGTAACCTTAGTTTAACTGTCACTGCGGCGGTTGGAATATCATGGCGTAGAAAACAAAATATGTCGCTAGAGAGCGTATTACATCATACCGACGCTGAGATGTATAAAGCGAAACATAGTACCCGATAG
- a CDS encoding GGDEF domain-containing protein — translation MTKQDFHKAAETLRAAVPLMIKNQTPTTPQNYELWYTYIEQTQPQLNSELDGIIAEYGLCLPSHNRELYQTYCAGKTESDIRKLKGNLESLVNEVSLSMRDTLADTTSFEKSIEENFSDLDKIEKGANSFEDLLSLVRDFAKNSEKVKNTTSYFNEQMSTASTEISNLKEELERVQNDALYDSLSGLLNRGAFDKALSAYCISEHSHPLCLILLDIDNFKRLNDDYGHVFGDLTIKAIAQRLQASCRDGFAAYRYGGEEFALLMPSTPLNVASQFAEIVRKSIEKISVKNKRTGKQIGNISASFGVAQFAKGETSISIIDRADQQLYEAKRLGKNKVMPIFMG, via the coding sequence ATGACGAAACAGGACTTTCATAAAGCAGCAGAAACACTCAGAGCCGCTGTACCTTTGATGATTAAAAATCAGACACCTACAACCCCACAAAACTATGAGCTGTGGTATACGTATATCGAGCAAACTCAACCTCAGCTAAATAGTGAGTTGGACGGAATAATTGCAGAATATGGTTTATGTTTGCCAAGTCATAATAGAGAGCTTTACCAGACTTATTGCGCAGGGAAAACAGAATCAGATATACGTAAACTGAAAGGAAACCTTGAAAGTCTTGTCAACGAGGTATCACTTTCAATGCGAGATACGCTTGCTGATACCACGTCGTTTGAAAAATCGATAGAAGAAAACTTCTCAGATCTAGACAAAATTGAAAAAGGTGCAAACTCCTTTGAAGACTTGCTTTCATTAGTTCGTGATTTTGCAAAGAATTCGGAGAAGGTAAAAAACACCACCAGCTATTTCAATGAACAAATGAGTACGGCGAGTACGGAAATATCCAACCTCAAAGAAGAGCTAGAAAGGGTACAGAATGATGCACTCTACGATAGTTTGTCAGGGTTATTGAACCGAGGCGCATTTGATAAAGCCTTATCAGCTTACTGTATTTCTGAACATTCGCATCCATTATGTTTGATACTTTTAGATATAGATAACTTTAAACGTTTGAATGATGATTACGGCCATGTATTCGGTGACTTAACAATCAAAGCTATCGCTCAACGGTTACAAGCCAGCTGTCGGGATGGGTTTGCGGCTTATCGATACGGTGGTGAAGAGTTCGCCTTACTGATGCCAAGTACGCCCCTTAATGTTGCAAGTCAGTTTGCAGAAATTGTGCGCAAATCGATAGAAAAAATTTCTGTTAAGAATAAACGAACAGGTAAACAAATTGGGAATATATCGGCTTCTTTTGGTGTCGCTCAATTCGCGAAAGGTGAAACCTCGATATCAATAATCGACAGGGCAGATCAGCAATTGTATGAAGCAAAGCGTTTAGGCAAAAATAAAGTGATGCCTATTTTTATGGGCTAA
- the htpX gene encoding protease HtpX gives MKRVMLFLATNLAVILVLSIVLNIVYATTGVQPGSLSGLLVMAAIFGFGGSLISLLMSKRIALRSVGGQVIESPRNETEHWLLTTVERQAKQAGIGMPTVAIYDAPDINAFATGAKRNDSLVAVSSGLLQNMTRDEAEAVLAHEISHISNGDMVTMTLMQGVVNTFVIFLSRFVANLVSSGNREEGQGTNMMLYFAVSFFLEMVLGFLASFITMWYSRRREFYADAGAANLVGKQKMIAALERLKVSHEPQLEGSMMAFGINGKRTMMQLLMSHPPLDKRIEALRNS, from the coding sequence ATGAAACGAGTCATGTTGTTTTTGGCAACCAACTTAGCGGTAATTTTGGTGTTAAGTATTGTCTTAAATATTGTGTATGCGACAACAGGTGTGCAACCGGGCAGTTTGAGTGGCCTATTGGTTATGGCTGCTATATTTGGATTTGGTGGTTCTCTTATTTCACTGCTGATGTCAAAACGTATCGCGTTACGCTCTGTTGGCGGACAAGTTATAGAGAGCCCAAGAAATGAGACAGAACATTGGTTGCTAACCACTGTAGAAAGGCAAGCAAAGCAAGCGGGTATTGGCATGCCAACAGTGGCCATTTACGATGCACCAGACATCAACGCGTTTGCTACAGGCGCGAAACGTAATGATTCGTTAGTTGCGGTATCGAGTGGTTTGTTGCAAAACATGACTCGCGATGAAGCCGAAGCGGTACTGGCTCATGAGATCAGCCATATCTCAAATGGCGATATGGTCACTATGACACTGATGCAAGGTGTGGTGAATACGTTTGTTATTTTCCTTTCAAGGTTCGTGGCTAACCTTGTCTCGTCTGGTAATAGAGAGGAAGGGCAGGGGACAAATATGATGTTGTATTTTGCCGTTTCTTTTTTCTTAGAGATGGTATTAGGCTTTCTCGCCAGCTTTATCACCATGTGGTACAGCCGTCGCCGAGAGTTTTATGCCGATGCAGGCGCTGCGAACTTAGTGGGTAAGCAGAAGATGATTGCGGCTCTGGAAAGGTTAAAGGTAAGTCATGAACCACAGTTAGAGGGGTCGATGATGGCATTTGGTATTAATGGTAAACGTACAATGATGCAGCTTCTGATGAGTCATCCGCCGCTTGATAAGCGTATTGAAGCATTAAGAAACAGTTAG
- a CDS encoding outer membrane beta-barrel protein has protein sequence MKLNMKQTKITLFLAAAVSISTLHFAQANENVEQYSDDYFYVAPKALFLSDLDEDKETFAYGIDGGYQWNPYLRTELGVANLRSVLSNNSDDLIGYSASIVGVLPLSKYANINLGVGPMAYRTDDKNDTIAMAKLNIEYGITEALDLVLGYRYFHKLTDNSLYAYELGLKYNFGQSETYIAEPVVEVEPEPVVVVEPLPEPTPLVDPIQVLVDCEYDVVVEEYTVRKNDYLTKIAKMYDMQYKKLKELNPKYFGSRNPDLIFPGEIVELDVLQKRITKRESCDGEYIYLKERH, from the coding sequence ATGAAACTTAATATGAAACAAACAAAAATAACATTATTCCTAGCAGCCGCGGTTTCAATTTCTACACTTCATTTTGCACAGGCAAATGAGAATGTTGAACAATATTCAGATGACTACTTTTATGTTGCACCCAAAGCCCTCTTTTTAAGTGATTTGGACGAAGACAAAGAGACATTTGCGTATGGTATCGATGGTGGCTATCAATGGAATCCGTATCTTCGAACTGAATTAGGTGTGGCAAATTTGCGTTCAGTATTGTCGAACAATAGCGATGATCTTATTGGCTATAGTGCATCAATAGTTGGCGTGTTGCCATTATCTAAATATGCAAACATAAACCTCGGCGTGGGTCCGATGGCTTATAGGACCGATGATAAAAACGATACTATTGCGATGGCAAAACTAAATATTGAGTACGGTATTACAGAGGCATTAGACTTGGTCCTAGGATACCGTTATTTTCATAAACTAACGGATAATAGCCTTTATGCTTATGAACTTGGTCTAAAATACAATTTTGGGCAAAGCGAAACGTATATTGCTGAACCTGTAGTAGAGGTAGAGCCAGAACCAGTTGTCGTTGTTGAACCTTTGCCAGAACCAACACCTTTAGTCGACCCGATCCAAGTGTTGGTTGACTGTGAATACGACGTGGTGGTTGAAGAATACACGGTTAGGAAAAATGATTATCTAACCAAAATCGCCAAAATGTATGATATGCAGTATAAGAAGTTAAAAGAATTGAACCCAAAATACTTTGGAAGCCGAAATCCAGATCTTATTTTTCCGGGTGAGATTGTCGAACTTGATGTACTACAAAAAAGGATCACAAAGCGCGAAAGCTGTGACGGAGAATATATCTATCTGAAAGAACGCCACTAG